The Anaeromusa acidaminophila DSM 3853 genome has a window encoding:
- a CDS encoding mannose-1-phosphate guanylyltransferase/mannose-6-phosphate isomerase, giving the protein MKMVILAGGGGTRLFPLSRKTMPKQFLSLGTDQSLLCQAVGRLKGIVKQEDILVVTNQEQLHHVKTELAICGAPKAHIVTEPVPRNTAPAIALAMAYCREELNAGDDEVLLVCPADHIIRPPESFQQAAKEGVKAAKLGHLVTFGVRPAKAETGYGYIQAGTPCDGGFRVESFKEKPDEKTAQEYLEAGNYYWNSGMFAFSMGTMRQELAAHQPDIAELLALDLESLRERFAEMPDISIDYAVAEKSTQVLTIPFGGYWNDIGSWDAIYDVLPKDGDGNAIAGDCMALDCKNSLLLGRSRLIAGIGLEDVLVVETDDVILVAGKGESQKVKDLVAELKSLGRKEAEEHTTVYRPWGSYSVLGEGPGYKMKRIVVNPGGCLSLQMHYHRSEHWIVTGGTAKVTVGDEVRMVHENESIFVPQSTKHRLENPGRIPLAIIEVQNGSYLGEDDIVRFEDVYGRA; this is encoded by the coding sequence ATGAAAATGGTAATTCTAGCTGGTGGCGGCGGGACTCGGCTGTTTCCGTTATCCCGCAAAACCATGCCCAAACAATTTTTATCGTTGGGCACGGACCAATCCTTGCTGTGCCAAGCTGTCGGAAGGCTAAAGGGGATTGTTAAGCAGGAAGACATTTTGGTAGTGACCAATCAAGAACAACTGCATCATGTTAAAACGGAATTGGCCATCTGCGGCGCGCCTAAGGCTCACATTGTGACTGAACCAGTGCCTCGCAATACCGCGCCGGCAATCGCGCTGGCGATGGCCTATTGCCGGGAAGAGTTGAACGCCGGAGACGATGAAGTGTTGCTTGTTTGTCCTGCGGATCATATTATTCGCCCGCCGGAGTCGTTTCAGCAGGCGGCGAAGGAGGGTGTGAAGGCGGCCAAACTGGGTCACCTGGTAACCTTTGGCGTTCGACCGGCCAAGGCGGAAACCGGCTATGGCTATATTCAGGCGGGTACGCCTTGCGACGGCGGTTTTCGTGTAGAATCCTTCAAAGAAAAACCGGATGAAAAAACGGCGCAGGAGTATCTGGAAGCAGGAAATTACTATTGGAACTCCGGCATGTTTGCCTTTTCGATGGGTACGATGCGGCAAGAGCTTGCAGCGCATCAGCCGGATATTGCCGAGCTTTTAGCGCTTGATCTTGAGTCGCTGCGTGAACGCTTTGCAGAGATGCCGGATATCTCTATTGACTATGCCGTAGCGGAGAAATCAACGCAGGTGCTGACCATTCCGTTTGGCGGCTATTGGAATGATATTGGCTCCTGGGATGCGATTTACGATGTGCTTCCGAAAGACGGCGACGGCAACGCCATAGCCGGAGACTGTATGGCGCTGGATTGTAAAAATTCGCTGCTTTTAGGACGCAGCCGTCTGATTGCCGGGATTGGCCTGGAGGACGTGTTGGTCGTGGAAACCGACGATGTGATTTTGGTGGCAGGCAAGGGCGAGTCGCAAAAGGTAAAAGACTTAGTGGCGGAGCTGAAAAGCTTGGGCCGCAAGGAAGCGGAGGAACATACCACAGTGTATCGTCCTTGGGGGAGCTATAGCGTGCTGGGGGAAGGTCCTGGATATAAAATGAAGCGCATTGTAGTCAATCCCGGCGGCTGCCTGAGTTTGCAAATGCATTACCATCGCAGCGAGCATTGGATTGTTACAGGAGGAACCGCCAAGGTTACTGTGGGCGATGAGGTACGCATGGTGCATGAAAATGAAAGTATTTTTGTGCCTCAAAGCACCAAACATCGTTTGGAGAATCCCGGGAGGATCCCGCTGGCAATTATTGAAGTACAGAACGGCAGTTACTTGGGCGAGGATGACATCGTCCGTTTCGAAGACGTTTACGGCAGAGCCTGA
- a CDS encoding XdhC family protein, with protein sequence MDATLLKKICEFQKRGQAVALVTIIETKGSTPRKAGSQMLVLPDGAVQGTIGGGCTEAEAKQQALLALQTGKSHVYTIEMLNAVAADEGMVCGGTMSLFVQAL encoded by the coding sequence ATGGACGCAACGCTGCTGAAAAAAATTTGTGAGTTTCAAAAAAGAGGACAAGCGGTCGCTTTGGTGACAATTATCGAAACCAAAGGTTCAACGCCTCGCAAGGCCGGTAGTCAGATGCTGGTGTTGCCCGATGGCGCCGTGCAAGGAACTATTGGCGGCGGCTGTACCGAAGCTGAGGCGAAACAGCAGGCGCTTTTGGCGTTGCAGACCGGGAAATCGCATGTATATACGATAGAGATGCTGAATGCCGTGGCGGCTGATGAAGGCATGGTGTGCGGCGGGACGATGAGTTTGTTTGTGCAGGCGCTTTGA
- a CDS encoding XdhC family protein, translated as MGCYEILARAAQNGEVIDVLTLVACPEDAAVGQMLLLHQDGRQDGVLWGQDFTEKAVAYIREQSWQGPKLLRLEHDAGGCGQIFWDRLLPARKAIIFGAGHISRALAQMLSLLDFELIVVDDRPEFATSAWFPAGTEIMCQDFAKATMQLAERIDAQTAVVLATRGHQHDLLCLQLLKGTTPAYMGMLGSRRRVAALFRQLADEGVSEKWLARIQAPIGLDLGAQTPGEIALSIAAEILGVLQKKNAQPLRLAQEVWHGRNAAEKNL; from the coding sequence ATGGGTTGTTATGAAATTTTGGCCCGAGCGGCGCAAAATGGCGAAGTGATTGATGTGTTAACGTTAGTGGCTTGTCCGGAAGATGCGGCTGTGGGGCAAATGCTGCTATTGCATCAAGATGGCCGACAAGACGGAGTTCTTTGGGGCCAAGACTTTACAGAAAAAGCAGTAGCGTATATTCGAGAACAAAGCTGGCAGGGGCCGAAATTGTTGCGTCTGGAGCATGATGCAGGCGGCTGTGGTCAGATTTTCTGGGACCGTTTGCTGCCGGCTCGCAAGGCGATTATTTTCGGCGCCGGTCACATCAGCCGGGCTTTGGCGCAGATGCTGAGCCTATTAGATTTTGAGCTGATTGTTGTCGATGACCGCCCGGAGTTTGCCACGTCGGCCTGGTTCCCCGCTGGAACGGAAATCATGTGCCAGGATTTTGCCAAGGCAACGATGCAACTGGCGGAGCGTATTGATGCGCAAACCGCTGTAGTTCTGGCTACGCGAGGACACCAGCATGATCTTTTGTGTTTGCAGCTTTTGAAGGGAACGACGCCTGCTTATATGGGCATGCTGGGCAGCCGCCGTCGTGTAGCGGCTCTCTTTCGGCAATTGGCGGACGAAGGCGTCTCAGAGAAGTGGCTGGCGAGGATTCAGGCGCCGATCGGCTTGGACTTGGGAGCGCAAACGCCTGGGGAAATCGCACTTAGCATTGCGGCGGAAATTTTGGGGGTCTTACAAAAGAAAAACGCTCAGCCGCTGCGCTTGGCACAGGAGGTTTGGCATGGACGCAACGCTGCTGAAAAAAATTTGTGA